AGTACCTGCAGGCCGCGATACCGATGGGATTCTGGTCCGTGACCCGGCACAGCCAGGACACGCAGCTCTACCTGGCGGTGAAGGACTCGGTCTATGGCCAGCGGGCCGGAAACTCCCACCTGTGGTCGGATTCGATGTGCCAATACATGCTGGCCGGCGATGGGCCTCGGATCGCGCCCGACGTCGAACAGGTCCCGGCCTACGCCGGTGCCGGCGTGCGACGGGATCTGCGGATCGGCGCCTACGTCGGCCTGCCGTTGCTGCAGGCCGACGGTGAGGTGTTCGGCACCCTGTGCGGATTGGACGAAGAACGTCAGCCGGCCGAATTGAAGGAACACGAGCCACTGCTGCAGATTCTCGCGCAATTGCTCACGACGATTCTGCAGACCGATCTGATGCGCACGCAGGCGGAGCAATTGGCCGAACGCTCGGCCACAGCCGCCGAGACCGACGTTCTGACCGGTTTGTACAACCGACGCGGATGGGACCGGTTTCTGGCCACCGAAGAGGCGCGTTATCGCCGGTTCGGGCACACCGGCTCAGTGATCATTCTGGATCTGGACAGCCTGAAATTGGTCAACGACCGCTACGGGCACGACGCCGGTGACGCCCACATCCGGCAGGCGGCCCGGGCGATTGCGGAAACGACCAGAGATATGGACATCGTGGCCCGCCTCGGCGGTGACGAATTCGGAATCCTGGCCGCCCACACCAACTCCGAGCAGGCCCAGCATCTCGTCGACCGTCTCTCCGAGCAGTTGACGCTGGTCGGCACTCCTGGTTCGATCGGGTACGCCCCGTACAGCATCATCTCCGGGTTCCCCGGTGCCTGGCAGAGTGCGGATGCCGCGATGTACGAGCAGAAGCGTCACCGGCGGGCGGCGGCGTCGCAGTCGGCGAAGCGGATCCAGCCGCAAACCTGACCGCAGACCGCCCGCAGATCTGACCCAGGCAGCAGCGAGAAGAGAACTCGCTCAGAACGGTTCGGCGAGCGGCGGCCGCACCCGTCCGACGACCGGGCCGAGATCCACCCGGGGGCCACGACCGGTGCGGGCGGTGATGGTCACGGTGTCCCCGTCGCGCAGGTAGCCGCGTTGCGTCCCGTCGTCCAGGACGACGGGGACGGTGCCGTCCAGGGATGCCTCGAGCAGGCTGCCGGCCTGGCCCGGCTCCCATCCGGAGACGGTGCCGGAGGCGTACAGGTCACCGGTGCGAAGGCGCGCGCCGTTGCTGGTGAGATGGGCCAGTTGCTGGGCCGGGCTCCAGTACATGCCCTCGAACGGCGGCTCGGCGACGGTCGTCGTGTTCACATCCACCCGCAGGCGGAGATCGATTCCGCGGCGGTCGCAGCCCGCCAGGTACGGCGGCGGCAGCGGATCCTGCGGTGGGCCTTCCACCCGAGCCTGATCGAAGGCGACCAGGGGCGTGACCCAGGCCGATACCGACGTGGCGAAGGACTTGCCGAGAAACGGTCCGAGGGGTACGTATTCCCAGCGCTGCACGTCGCGGGCGCTCCAGTCGTTGACGAGTACGACCCCGAAAACGTGGTCCTCCAGCACATCTTCCTGCAGCCGGGCCGGCCCGTCGCGTCCTACGCCGACGACGAATCCGACCTCGGCCTCGATATCCAGTTTGCGGGTCGGGCCATCGACGACGGCGCCGGCGTCATCGAGGTACTGCCCGCGCGGCCGCGTCACCTCAGTACCCGACACCACGACGGAACCGGCCCGCCCGTGATATCCGATGGGCAGGGAGCGCCAGCTCGGAGGTAGTTCGGGACTGCTCGGCCGGAAGATGCGGGCGGTGGCCTTGGCGTGGGCCTCGAAGGAGTAGAAGTCGACGTAGTCGGTCACGTCCCACGGCAGCCATTCGCGCAGGGACTGGCGCTCCACCAGGACACCTCGGGTGCGGTCCTGGTGGCGGGAGGCGCTGAGCAGTTCGACCAGGCGCTCCCGCAGTTCGCGCCACATGGTCGGGCCGGTGCTCATGAAGCGATTGAGGGAGTCCGCGGCGAACCATTCCGTGACGAGGCGAGGCCCGAGGATCCCGGCCCCGGCGGCGGCCGCCAGGTCCAGCGCCTGGCCGCCGATGGCCACGGCGACCCGTCGGTCACCTCCGGCCGAGGGTGAGACGACGCCGTAGGGAAGCGTTCCCAGTCCGAAGGGTGCGTCGGGGTCGAGATCCAGCCAGCTGTCCACGTTTTCCCTCCGGCTCGACCACGCCGTCCCAGCCGTTCCCGCCAGCGTGGCATCGTCAGACCATCGACACCCTACAAGCCGCCGGTGCCGGCGTGGCCTACTTCAGATGCGGGATCATCTTTCGGTACAGCGCAACGGCGAACCCGTCGGTGAAGGAATTCTCCGATGTCTGCAGCATGAGGTCACCGACCCGGACGACGGTCTGACCGTCTCCCTTGTAGGCCTCGTCCCCCAGTCCCGGGACTTTCACTCCGCCGGCGTAGATGGCGAAGTTGTCGGCGGAGAGGACATCGATCTCGACCGTGCCCGAGGCTCCGTCACCGTCGATCGTGAACGTGCAGCCCGACATCGGCATGGTGGCGCCCCCGGTGGTGGCCGACCTGGTCGCCTTCAGCGTGTACTTCGTGGCCGACGTCTGGGCTCCGTTGAGGCCCCTTTCCCGGGCGACCGCCGCGGCGTCGGCCTCGCTGAGCAGTGCGCAAACATCGATGGAACCGGCCCGGCTCGCCCCAGCGGCCGCCGAAGGGCCGGCCATCGCCGCTGAAGGGCCGCCCATGGCCGACGGAGGGCCGGCCGGGACCGACCCATTCGACGCGGCCGTCGTGGACGTTGACGGCCTGCCGCAGGCGACCAGGAGGAGCAGGAGCGCCGCCGTGGATGCCCAGCGCAGGCTATGTGAGGTCATGGGGCAGCTTAGGCCGACGGCCGCCACTTGGACCGGCGAACACCCAACAGATTCCTGGCCCGCGGCGCGGCTGCCGTTGCGCTCGGCGAAGGCGGCCGTCGGTGGCTCGCATCAGTGCGGCCGGCTCCGGTGGGCCACGACCTGGTTGCGGCCGGCCTGTTTCGCGGCGTAGAGCGCGGCGTCCGCCTCGGCCAGGAGCAACTGCGGATTCTCGACGTCGTCGGTCGAGCACACGCCGCAGGAGAGGGTCACCCGGCCGACCTCGTCGAAGTGGTGGCCGGCGATCGCGGCGCGGGCGCGTTCGGCCGCCAACGTCGCGGACGCGGTGTCGGTGCGAGGGAGCACCCAGAGGAATTCTTCGCCGCCGATGCGTGCGAGTATCTCGGACTTTCGCGCGACCGAGGTCAGGATGGCCGCGACCTCGGTCAGGACGCGGTCACCGACGGCGTGACCGTGCGTGTCGTTGACCTCCTTGAAGTGATCCAGGTCCATCGCGATGACGCTGAGCGGCTCGTGGGTGAGTCGGGCCGTCTCCTGTTCCCGGGCGAGGTGATCGTCCAGGGCCCGGCGGTTCGACAGGCCGGTCAGCGGATCGGTGGCGGCCTGCGCGGTCAGGGTCGACCAGGCGGTGAGGTTGGTGAGGGTGAGTTCGACCAGTTCGGCGAACTTGGCCAGTTGCTCGAGCACCTCGGAGGTCAACTGGTCGGCCTCGTGTGCGGCCAGGGCAATGGCGCCCCACAACTGGCCCTGGTGCCGGATCGGGGCAGCGGCTCCGGCGACGAGTCCCTCGGCGCGGAGTGCGCCGACCAGGCCGGCGTCCTGCTGCCGGTAGCCGACGAGAGCGGGAAGGCCGGTCTTGGCAACCTGGGCGGTGGCTGACCAGTCCTCCGGCCCGAACGTCAGTGACGCCGACACGGTGTCGGGCTGAACCGGTGCCATGGAGATGATCTCGCCGTGGTCCGGGTCGCTGAACTTCACGACGGCCGCCGTGTCGGCGTTGAAGATGGCGGTCAGGCTGTTCGCGATCTGGGCGCTGACCCGGTCGATCGGCTCAGCCCGGGCGACCGCCGTGGCGATCTCGCGCAGGGCCGCCTGCAGCGCCTCGGCGCGATGCTGCACGGTGACGTCCTGCGCGATGACCATTCCGGCGAACACGGTGCCGTCGGCGTCGGCCACCGGGGCTGCTCTGAGACTGAACACGCGGTCACGTACCCGCTGGGTCCACACCGTGAGCTCCCCGCCGAGCGCCCTCCGATAACGCGGTTCGAGATCGGCGGCCAGGCCGGGGTCGAAGGCCTCGCTGACCGTCTTGCCCTCCAGATCTTGCGGTCGGTATCCAAAGCTGGCCAGCTCACTGCCTTCGGCGATCTGGAACCGGAGTTGGGAGTCGAACAGCAGCACGAAACCGCCCGGGATGCTGGCCGCCAGTGCCCGGTACTGCTTGGCGCTGCGCCGCAGGGTCTGCTCGGCCTCGACCCGATCGGTCATGTCGGTCACGAGCACGAAGAAACCTTCGACCTTGCCGTCGACGATGTGCGGCACGTAGGAGGCCTGGGTGTGCCGGGTGCGGCCCTGCTGATCGACCAGGGTCCGATCGAACAGTTGCTCCTCACCCTGCAGGGCCAGTTCCATGTACGAGCGGTTCGCCTGGAACAGCTTCTCACCGAGGACCTCGCGGATGTGAAGGCCCGGCATGGCCTCAGGGGCGTAGCCGAAGTAGTCCTGATAGGCCCGGTTGGCCAGGACGTTGCGCAGGTCCCGGTCCCACAGCGCAACCAAGCCGGGCAGGCCGTCCAGGACGGCCAGCGCGGCCTCGGCCGAACGCAACTGGCGAAGCTGCTCTGCGCTCCCGGGCGAACCCATACGACCACTTTAGGGGTTTCTCCCGACGGGGTTCCGGCCCTGCTCAGTGGGTGTCTGCGGCCAGAGCCGGATGGGTGCCGGCATCGAGACCTTCGCTGCCCGCCCTTCTGCGCTCCATCCGATTGACCATCCGGTGAGGGCGCCCGGACGCCTCCTGGGCCGCGCCTCGCTCCAGCCGGTCGTCGAGTGGCCTCAGCTCGTCGATCACGTGGCGACGGCGGAGTGCGGAAAGAAGCAGATGATCAGTGAGGGCAGGATTCTTGGGAAGGATGGGTCCTGCAGGTAGGTGCCGATAGCGCCTCGGGTGATCGCGCCCTCGGTCCCGCCGTCGCTGTTGTTCCCCCAGCCTTTCACGACGCGCCCCAGGCTCTGCTGACCATCCGACAAGATCGTTTGGCCGGAGTGGTTCTCGAAGCCGGTCAGATCACGCCGACGAGCGAACGGCGCGGTCGTACCGGGGAGCAGCGTCGCACCGGAGAGTCCAATCCCGCACAGCCAAGCTACTATCAGAGGGGTAGTAGCTGGGTCGAGGCTAACGAGCGAAGCTCAGGGAATCCTATGACCAGACGATCTGGCCGGATGTGGACGAAGAGTCCGGACCGGCCGGGTAGACGATGGTGTGGTAAATGCAGGGGACAAACACCCATCCGGCGTCGCCCTCGGGTATAAGGAGTATCCCGACAAGGGTCTTTGGTCCCTTGGCACCCTGGCGACAACCACCTACCGTCGGTGGGATGGCATGGTTCTTTCGGGTGATGGAGCAGGGAGATGGCACGTGGGCGTGTCGTCACGGTCAAACGGTCTTCGATGCCCATGAGGCGCTCTCCCCGGCCCTGACCCACATTGCCGAGTTGGCCCGCGGTTCCGGGCCGGCTCGAATATTTCTGCATTCCCTCGACGGGGACGTTCAGGAGTTGGAGCACCTGTAGGGGCGATGGCGACCGGCATTGTCGGGCCCGGTTTCATCCCCCGGCGCAGCCACTCCACCAGGTCTTCCACCTGCACGTAGATCTGCCGCGGTAAATCGAGCCCAAGGGCCGGGTCTGCCCGGTCGTCATCTCTTCGATGACCTTGTCCGTGATCCGCGAGATCGTTTCTTTGGACACCGCCGCCGCCGTAGCTCTCCTGGAAGTGGGCCGAGATCTCCCCGGCGGTCAAGCCTTTCTCGTACAACGACGGCACGATCTCATCGACCCCGGCCAGTCGGCGCTGCCGCTCCTCCCGGGATCGGCGGCTCGAACGTGCCAGCCCGGTCCCGCGGCACCTCGATCTCCATGTGCCAGTCAAGGATTGTGGTGCCGGTGCACCGTTTCGGTTGCGCGGCCCTGAGTTGTGAATGCACCGGCTGTCAGCCGATGTGGTTGACGTAGATGCCGGTCTTGGCCAGGGCGAGGCACGTGCCGCCAGCGGGGGCGCAGGCGAGCCCGGCAAGGTAGCCGTCGAAGGTTTGTCGGGTGGTCCAGGTGGTGCCGTCGGTGGTGCTGGCAAGAACGGAGTTGGTGAACGTGTCGGTGCGGAGCAGGCAGGCGGTGTCGCGACATACGGCGAAGGTGCCGTCGCCATATCTCGTGACGTCCGTCAGCGCCCAGAAGGTCCAGGTGTCTCCGCCGTCGTGCGTGCTGAACAGGGCGGATGCGCATTTTGTGACGCCCTGGCCTCCGCATTGCGCGCCGCCGAAGACGATGCCGTCTGTGTCCGAGCCGAACGCGACCCCATTCAGCACGATTCTCTCGCCGCCGAAGAATCGGCCTGGGCCGGTGGGCGGGGGCGCGCCGGTGGCCTGGTCGAAGTCGCTGGGAAGAGGGATCGTGCGCCAGGACTGGCCAAGGTCCGCGCTGAACCACGCGCGTGTCCCGACGGCCCAGCAGTGGGTGGCGTCGATGCAGTCGAGCGAAATGGCGGGCCCGGGCGCGGTAACGGGATGCCAGCGGTGGCCGCCGTCGGTGCTCGCCACCGATTCGGCCAGCCCGGACCGCTCGTCGCCGCCGACGGCGAGGCAGTCGTTCGCGGTGGGGCAGCTCGTGCTGTGCAGTGCGCTCAGCGGTGGCGCGCTTGCGGGCTGCCAGGTGGCGCCGGCGTCATCGGAGACGACGAGGGCGTCGCTGTGGCCGGTGTCTTGTGCGCCGATACAGTGCGCTGGACTGGTGCAGGTGATCAGCCCGAGCGCGTAGGCAACAGGGGGGTACGTCGTGTGCCAGGTGAGGCCGGAGTCGGTGGTTGTGCTCAGGATCGGCTGCCCGGCCGCGTCCTTGCCGACGGCGAGACAGGTTGGCGATGTTGGGCAACTGGCGCTGTAGTAGGTATTCGCGGCAACGGCAGCGACCGGGGTGAAGGCGTGCGCAGCCACTGCGGCGAACGCCCGGGCCGGGGCCGTCGCGCGGGCGGTGGTGGACTCCCCGGTACCGACGGCAGGCAAAGGTGGGGGCGCCGGACCGGTCGAGTGGGTGGTCAGCTCGCTTTTCGTCGAGGTGGTGGCAGGGAGGGTGGGGTGGGCAACGGTGTCGGGTGTGGTCGGCCCGCCTGCTGGTGGTTGCCCAACAAGGTTTGTCGTGACGGAAGCGGGCCCAGCCGTCGTGGATGCCTCTGCGGTTCCCGCAGCAGCCGACGGATGGGAAGTGATCTTCCCGGCGACAACGACGATGACGGCGGTGGCGACTACGGCCGCTACGGCGGACGCGCCGATCCGGGACCGTCTGGTGAGTCGGCTGATCCTGCGGGCCGACGAAGAACGGGGGCGATGCCCAGCGGCTGGGGTGCGGCTTGAGACGGATTCGGGGGTCGTTGTGATCGGCGGGGAAACCGAGTCCGTCTGTGCGACTGCGTGGGTGATGAGGGCGGCGGCGGCGCCGGCCAGGGCTCCCAGGCCGAGGCCGGTTCGCCACGCCGCGCCGTACCTCTGCTGGGCGGCCTGCTCCAGGGCGGCCAGGAAGTCCGCGGCCGTGGCGTACCGGTCGGCGGGGTCTTTGGACAGCCCTTTCATGCACAGTTGCGCCAAATCGGCGGCGAGGGTGGGTTCGAATTCCCTGGGGTCGGGCACAGGTGCGTTCAGGTGCATCCGGGCAACGTCGACCACCCGGTCCGATACGTAGGGGCGGCGCCCGGTGAGCAACTCGAACAGCACCGCCGCGCAGGCGTAGATGTCGCTGCGTCCCGTTACCTGATGGCCTGTGATTTGTTCCGGGCTCATGTATGCCGGCGAACCGGCCACCGAGCCGTCCGCTGACACCGCCCCCTGCGGGCGGGCCAGGCCGAAGTCGATGAGCCGGGACACTCCCCGCCGGTCGACCAGGATGTTGTCCGGTTTGACGTCGCCATGTATCAGGCCTGCGGTGTGTACCGCAGTCAAACCGAGCAGGGCCCCGCGCATGACGTCCAATGCCTGCGGGCCGGTGAGCCGACCGGCGGCGCGGGTCAGCACGGCCCGCAGCGATGCGCCGTCGATCAATTCGGTGACGATCGCGGTGACATCGGGCTCATCGACGACGTCGATGACCCGGACGCAATGCCGATCCTGGATGCGCCGCATCGCATCGGCTTCGGACCGCAATGCGGCCATGGACGCCTGGTCGTCGGTGCGATCTCGGTCCAGCACCTTCACCGCGACCGGCGACCCGATGGTCGGGTCAGAGCCCAGATAGACGGTGCCGAAACTTCCCGATCCCAGCACCGCGCTCACCCGGTAGCGGCCCACGTGGGCCGGTTGATCACCACGGCGTTGTTCCCTCATCGGAGCCAACACATCAGTGCGGCGGCGACGAGCAGCGCAGCGACGACGAACCCGTACAGGAAGGCTCGGGCCCGGTAACGACGCGGCCGGTACACCCGCACCCGCGCGGGAACCGTGGGCAGCCCGCGGGGTGCCGCACCCCCCGCGGCCGGGGCGGTCGCGGCGAGGGTGTCCTCGGGGTGTTCAGGCGATGCCATGATCGATCGCGTAACGGACCAGCTCAACCCTGCGGCGGCAGCCGGTCTTGTCGCGGATCCGGTCCAGATGCGAATGCACCGTCTTGACACTGATGAACAACTCGCCGGCCACCTGCAGGTCACCGTGCCCGGCACAGACCAGCCGGAGCACATCCAGCTCCCGCGCCGACAAACCTGTCTCCAGCCGGGTCCGGGTCAGGTCCCGCCCCTGCGCGTCGATGGTCTGCACCGGAGCGTCCTCGTCGCCCTGGAAGACCACGACGTAGTCGCCGATCAACAGCCGATCACATGAGCGAATGGCGGCCGGACCGGACACCTTGCGCCCGTTGAGGTAGGTGCCGTTGCGGCTCCCACCGTCCTGCACCACCCAGTGCCCGTCCTGGGTCCGCAAGATGGCGTGCAGCCGGGACACCGTGGGATCTCCGGGGAGCTGGACCTCGCAGGTCTCGTCCCGCCCGATCCGGACCGGGTCGACCATCACGGACACGGTCCGGCGGCGGCTGCCGTCATGCACCTCGAGCCGGACCATCCGCGCCTCCACCGAGAGGACCCACGCCGTTGTCCACGATGCGTGGTTCCAGCCACATCGCCGGTGATCCCGATTGACATCAACGCGGCCGATGCCGCTGCACACCAGGAACCGATACCCACACATTTAACGCCGAAATGCCCGCAGCCAACACCGGACTGCGGGTGCCACCGTTTGGGAACAACTTCCTGCACCGCCGCGAAGCCCCGCCGCGCGGAACTCCCGCCGCCAACGGCCCCGCCGGACTGACACGGCGCGCAGCACCTCCGTCCACCTGCGCCGTCACCGACGGCAACCAGAGACTGACCCCCTAGGCAAGGAGCAAAAGAGATGGAGCGCAAGCGAAGGATGATGCATCCAGATGCGGCGGTTGGCGCCGCCACCAGCCGTGGGGGCTGGGTCCGGCGCGCCGTCCTGGTCGCCGCCGCGGTCGCCGCCAGCTGCGTGGTCGCCCTGCAAAGCGGCGGTATCGCCTCGGCCACCGGCGTTTTCTCCACCACGGCGGCCGTCAACGTCCGCAGCGGCCCGGGCACCAACGCCGCCGTCATCGGCGGTGAACCCGCGGGCGCAACCTTCACCCTGCGCTGCCAGTGGCAGGGCGGCACCAACATCGGCGGCAACGCTACCTGGGACAGCGTGCAATTCGGCAACGGCGTCGTCGGTGCGATCACCGACTACCTGACCACCACCCCATCCTGGAACAACTACGCACCTGGCACACTGCCCTGCCTACCTGCGACGCCTGGCCCGCCCGCACCGTCGCCGGCTGTCACCCCGCAGATGCAGAACGCCGCCAACTGGGCCGTCGGCGAGAAGAATTCCCCGGACCCGACATGGAGCGATTACTTTCATCGCCCCTGGAGCGGCTTGTGCGAAGCATTCGTTCAACAGGCGGAAGGATTCCGGTTCCAGTTCGGTTCCGCGTTGGCCGACTACTACTGGCAGAAGAACAACGGCCGCATCCACCTGGATCCTTACCCGCCGGTTGGGGCGCTGGTCTTCTACGCTGGCGGCGCCTACGGACACGTTGCGGTCTCTATCGGTGGCGGCCAGGAAGTGGGAACCTACGGTTTCGACGGGCAACGGCTACCCGTCAGGCAGTACCCGGTGACCGGCTACTTGACTAATCGGTACCTCGGCTGGTCCCGGCCCATCGGCAGTTGACCCAAGCCCGACCACCGTCGGATCTGGGCCGAAAGACTGCGACCACGTGCCGAGCATGGCGACCGGCAGTCATTTGAGCGCGATCAGAACCGCCGCCCGGCCTCGAGTGTGGGCCGCCACCTCCCGGTGGCCCGAACTCCCCAGACTCTCGATCCCACCACTGCCACCGTTGCGCTCGGCACGGCCGAGCACAGCAACCGACCTGGAGGTTGTCATGAACACAGAGACCGGCCCAGCCGCCCGGACACTGTTGGGGGCGCTGGTGGGCGTCGCCTTGTTGGTCGTTCTGGCCGGGTGCGGCGGCACCGCCTCGCCGCCGCCCACCGCGTCCGGTCCGCCGATCCGGGACGTCTCGGTCGCCTCCGGTGTGCGTTCCGCGCCACCGCCGGGCCGGCTCACCGGCTCGGCGACCGCAGCAGAATCTGTGGCCTCGGCGCCCGGCTTGCCGGCCGATTGGTCCGTCCAATCGATCCGCGCAGCTACCGCCGGCCTGCGGGCGTGCGCGCAGGCCGCCACCCTCACGCCGCCGGGTTGCCCCCAAGCAGTCAACACCTACGGCGATGCCCTCACCGCCCACTGGCACCTGCTCAACCAGCCCCTCGAGCACGCCGTCGCCGTTCGGATGGAACCACCCGGCGAAACGGGCGGCGCCCACTCCGCGGGAAGGGTCGCGGTCTTCGGCCTGTACCAGATGGACGTCTCCTACACCCTCGCGGGCCAGGGCCTACGCCCCTACCGCGACTACATCGGCGGCACCGCGGCGGCCATCGTGACCTGGGACGGCAGCGCCGTGTCCAACGTCGCGTTCCCCCAGAACAGTGCTCTGCTCACTGATCTGCCCTCGGTGACCGTCAAACCGTTCAGCCGCCCCGCCGAGGTCAGCGACGCCGCCGTGCTGCAGGCTGTCACAGCAGGATTCAAGCAATGCGTGACGTTGAAGATGCCGCTTTCGGCCGTGGTCGGCATCCACAGCACAGCGCCCGCCGTCCCCAACTGCCCGCAACAACTGCTCGGCGGTTTGGACGTGAACACCGTCAGCGCCAGCTGGGTCCTCAACGCCGACCCCATCCAGGGCGCGCTGGTGTCCTTCGACACCCAACACGGCAATTTCGCGCTCACCGGCAGCTACGACATGACCCTGAACAGTGTGATCGCCAACGTCCCCTACGCCGGCCCGCGCACATCCCGCAGCACCGGCACCTACACCGCCACCCTCACATGGGACGGGCAGCAACTCACCCTGGTCACAATCGACCGATAACCAGCCACCGCTCGCCCGTCATCCGGAGGTCCGCAATGACCGCACATCCACCGACCGCTGCCACCAACGGCCCCCTGCGACGTGGGCTACTCGCGGTCGCGGTCGCGGTCGCGGCCTGCGCCCTAGCAGCCGGCTGCAGTTCCAACCTCACCGAGCCTGGAACCCCAACAGCCATGCCCTGCGCGTCACTGCCGGGATGCACACCGCCGATCCCGCTACCCTCCACGTCCGTCCCGCCGGGACTTCCGCTGGACTGGTCCGTGCAGGCGATTCGCGCCACCACCGTCGCGTTCCTGACCTGCGCCCAGTCGACCTCGTTGCAGCCGCCGAACTGTCCCCAAAGCCTGGCCGCCGGTGAAGCCCTTACCGCGCACTGGAGGGTCCTCAACCGACCCCTGGACTACGCCGTCGCCGTCCCCGCGCCTGCCCAGCCCGGCGTAGCGACTGCGGCCGGTCAGGTCACTGTATTCGGGCTATACCAGATGGACGTCTCCTACACGATCGGCGGTCAGAGTCTGCGGCCCTTCCTCGACTACGTCGGTGGCATCGCGGCGGCCACCATGACGTGGGACGGACACTCATTCCAGAACGTCCAATTCCTCTCCAGCGACGCGGCCGCCGCGGAGCCTGCCCCGAACCTGCCGCCCTTCGCCCGCCCCACCGAGGTCGCGGACGCCGCGGTTCTGACCGCCGTCAAGGCCGGCTTCACCGACTGCGCGACCCTTGCCGTTCCGCTCACCGCAGGCGGCCTGGCCATCCCCAACTGCCCTCAGAGCGCCGCCGTGATCCAAGTCGGCACAGTCACCAGCGCCCAATGGACCCTCACCAGCGACCCCGTGCAGGGCGCGCTCGTCTCCTTCGACACCGCCCACGGCAATTTCGCCGTCACCGGCAACTACCACATGGACCTGCACTACACCACCACCAACGGCAACGCCCTCTCACCTGACAACGGACCCCACACCGGCAAGGCCAGCGGCAACTACACCGCAACCCTGGACTGGGACGGCCACCAACTGAAACTGCTCAAGATCGCCGCCCCGTGAGATTATTCGGTCGCCAAATCATCTGGTTCTAAGGACCAGCGTGAGCACACAAATCGGGAGTATCCGGGGAAGGGTGTACATGATCTTGGTCCTTGACACGCCGCGCTCAGCTTGGCGGGAAGGAACCGAGATCATCGATGCCATGCCGAATCGGAACGGATTGATCAGCAGCCGTTCGGCCAGGCCCTGGTGGAGCAGGCCCGATCTGAGGGGGTCGACCCGATTGGGCCCCAGGGTCTGCTCGAGCCGGCGATCGTGCGCAAGCGCCAACGCCGCGCCAACGTGAAGTCAGTGCAGATGATGCAGGGGCACAAGTCGGCTGCGACGACGCTGGACGTCTACGCGGACCTGTTTCCCGACGACCTGGATCTCGTCGCAATCGCGCTTGATCAGGCAGCGTCTGCAGCGGTTGTGCCGAAAACTGCCCAAGGTCAGAAGAAGGGCCAGCCTCCGACTGGCGTAGGCTGGCCCTTCTTCTGCGGTGTCACTGGTCGGGGTGACAGGATTTGAACCTGCGACCTCTTCGTCCCGAACGAAGCGCGCTACCAAGCTGCGCCACACCCCGGTGAACCTCGAAAAGTCTATCCGATCCGACGGGGTGCTCCGAACCAGATTGACCGGCGAGGTGGGCTGGGATTCATGCTCTTGGCACCAGCGTCAGCAGCGTGGCCTCGGGGCGGCAGCAGAACCGGACCGGCATGTACGGCGAGTTGCCCAGGCCGGCCGAGACGTTCAGCCACATGTCGGCCCCCCACCGGGACAGCCCGCGGGCGCGACCCCGGTCGATGCCGGAGTTGGTGACGATGGCCCCGTACCCGGGG
This window of the Nakamurella panacisegetis genome carries:
- a CDS encoding GGDEF domain-containing protein; the protein is MQIPQFGASTTFDDACAMVLEYLQAAIPMGFWSVTRHSQDTQLYLAVKDSVYGQRAGNSHLWSDSMCQYMLAGDGPRIAPDVEQVPAYAGAGVRRDLRIGAYVGLPLLQADGEVFGTLCGLDEERQPAELKEHEPLLQILAQLLTTILQTDLMRTQAEQLAERSATAAETDVLTGLYNRRGWDRFLATEEARYRRFGHTGSVIILDLDSLKLVNDRYGHDAGDAHIRQAARAIAETTRDMDIVARLGGDEFGILAAHTNSEQAQHLVDRLSEQLTLVGTPGSIGYAPYSIISGFPGAWQSADAAMYEQKRHRRAAASQSAKRIQPQT
- a CDS encoding fumarylacetoacetate hydrolase family protein, whose translation is MDSWLDLDPDAPFGLGTLPYGVVSPSAGGDRRVAVAIGGQALDLAAAAGAGILGPRLVTEWFAADSLNRFMSTGPTMWRELRERLVELLSASRHQDRTRGVLVERQSLREWLPWDVTDYVDFYSFEAHAKATARIFRPSSPELPPSWRSLPIGYHGRAGSVVVSGTEVTRPRGQYLDDAGAVVDGPTRKLDIEAEVGFVVGVGRDGPARLQEDVLEDHVFGVVLVNDWSARDVQRWEYVPLGPFLGKSFATSVSAWVTPLVAFDQARVEGPPQDPLPPPYLAGCDRRGIDLRLRVDVNTTTVAEPPFEGMYWSPAQQLAHLTSNGARLRTGDLYASGTVSGWEPGQAGSLLEASLDGTVPVVLDDGTQRGYLRDGDTVTITARTGRGPRVDLGPVVGRVRPPLAEPF
- a CDS encoding sensor domain-containing diguanylate cyclase — encoded protein: MGSPGSAEQLRQLRSAEAALAVLDGLPGLVALWDRDLRNVLANRAYQDYFGYAPEAMPGLHIREVLGEKLFQANRSYMELALQGEEQLFDRTLVDQQGRTRHTQASYVPHIVDGKVEGFFVLVTDMTDRVEAEQTLRRSAKQYRALAASIPGGFVLLFDSQLRFQIAEGSELASFGYRPQDLEGKTVSEAFDPGLAADLEPRYRRALGGELTVWTQRVRDRVFSLRAAPVADADGTVFAGMVIAQDVTVQHRAEALQAALREIATAVARAEPIDRVSAQIANSLTAIFNADTAAVVKFSDPDHGEIISMAPVQPDTVSASLTFGPEDWSATAQVAKTGLPALVGYRQQDAGLVGALRAEGLVAGAAAPIRHQGQLWGAIALAAHEADQLTSEVLEQLAKFAELVELTLTNLTAWSTLTAQAATDPLTGLSNRRALDDHLAREQETARLTHEPLSVIAMDLDHFKEVNDTHGHAVGDRVLTEVAAILTSVARKSEILARIGGEEFLWVLPRTDTASATLAAERARAAIAGHHFDEVGRVTLSCGVCSTDDVENPQLLLAEADAALYAAKQAGRNQVVAHRSRPH
- a CDS encoding serine/threonine-protein kinase, producing MREQRRGDQPAHVGRYRVSAVLGSGSFGTVYLGSDPTIGSPVAVKVLDRDRTDDQASMAALRSEADAMRRIQDRHCVRVIDVVDEPDVTAIVTELIDGASLRAVLTRAAGRLTGPQALDVMRGALLGLTAVHTAGLIHGDVKPDNILVDRRGVSRLIDFGLARPQGAVSADGSVAGSPAYMSPEQITGHQVTGRSDIYACAAVLFELLTGRRPYVSDRVVDVARMHLNAPVPDPREFEPTLAADLAQLCMKGLSKDPADRYATAADFLAALEQAAQQRYGAAWRTGLGLGALAGAAAALITHAVAQTDSVSPPITTTPESVSSRTPAAGHRPRSSSARRISRLTRRSRIGASAVAAVVATAVIVVVAGKITSHPSAAAGTAEASTTAGPASVTTNLVGQPPAGGPTTPDTVAHPTLPATTSTKSELTTHSTGPAPPPLPAVGTGESTTARATAPARAFAAVAAHAFTPVAAVAANTYYSASCPTSPTCLAVGKDAAGQPILSTTTDSGLTWHTTYPPVAYALGLITCTSPAHCIGAQDTGHSDALVVSDDAGATWQPASAPPLSALHSTSCPTANDCLAVGGDERSGLAESVASTDGGHRWHPVTAPGPAISLDCIDATHCWAVGTRAWFSADLGQSWRTIPLPSDFDQATGAPPPTGPGRFFGGERIVLNGVAFGSDTDGIVFGGAQCGGQGVTKCASALFSTHDGGDTWTFWALTDVTRYGDGTFAVCRDTACLLRTDTFTNSVLASTTDGTTWTTRQTFDGYLAGLACAPAGGTCLALAKTGIYVNHIG
- a CDS encoding FHA domain-containing protein, with amino-acid sequence MVRLEVHDGSRRRTVSVMVDPVRIGRDETCEVQLPGDPTVSRLHAILRTQDGHWVVQDGGSRNGTYLNGRKVSGPAAIRSCDRLLIGDYVVVFQGDEDAPVQTIDAQGRDLTRTRLETGLSARELDVLRLVCAGHGDLQVAGELFISVKTVHSHLDRIRDKTGCRRRVELVRYAIDHGIA